The proteins below come from a single Pseudarthrobacter sp. SSS035 genomic window:
- a CDS encoding YafY family protein → MSVSRSERLLNLLIALLNTKYGLRRAELRAKVYHDTSGNDVAFGRMFERDKNDLRQFGFDVETVTDLGWSEDDPATTRYRIGKESNRLPDVQLSPGEWTVLLLASQLWERAALGTAAASALRKLQASGAVSDVELPVGVQPRIRPAGQAFDDVVAAMHAQHPVSFPYLAGTTGKEEQRTVEPWGLGSRFGQWYLTGYDRSRKEPRHFRLSRFTGPVTVLEKETYPAPPNFNVRAELSRLPELPLRTAVVDVREGRLLGLRRRATPVADGSAGTPDAGYERLQVNFRDAEVLAEEFASYGPDAVAHAPDELVAAVRHRLRNAAAFCAAPSPAYLFADAPRGRAVRKRTSEDQLKRMLQLVPFLVHNQGLHIQDVAARFGVTPAELENDLRILICSGLPEGYPDDLLDIHWEEGHVYITQDLDLKRPVRFTVDEACALLTGLETLNGLPELAEGGALESVTLKLMAAAGEEGLRAGSLAGPEVGPSDSAVLDVVRGAIQERLQLRLVYFSAQRDQVSERDVDPLRLYSLDNTWYFEAYCHSAQGLRNFRLDRVQEVHTNGNPASTHVRAGESFPAKLFTPNDDDTTVLVQLTRQGAGLADDYYAERVAPLPDGGLVAEIRFGSTAWLPMFVAQHGGAARILEPAELGAAALDWIEAALARYGG, encoded by the coding sequence GTGTCCGTCTCCCGTAGTGAACGCCTGCTGAACCTCCTGATAGCCCTGCTGAACACCAAATACGGCCTGCGCCGGGCCGAGTTGCGGGCGAAGGTCTACCATGACACGTCCGGCAACGACGTGGCCTTCGGCAGGATGTTTGAGCGGGACAAGAATGACCTCCGGCAGTTCGGCTTCGATGTGGAGACCGTCACGGATCTCGGCTGGAGCGAAGATGATCCGGCCACCACCCGCTACCGCATCGGCAAGGAATCGAACCGCCTGCCTGATGTCCAGCTCAGCCCGGGGGAGTGGACCGTCCTCCTCCTGGCGTCCCAGTTGTGGGAGCGTGCCGCCCTGGGAACCGCCGCTGCCAGCGCCCTCCGCAAGCTCCAGGCCTCCGGCGCCGTGTCCGACGTCGAACTTCCGGTTGGTGTCCAGCCGCGGATCCGGCCGGCGGGCCAGGCCTTTGATGATGTGGTGGCTGCCATGCACGCCCAGCACCCCGTCAGCTTTCCCTACCTGGCAGGCACCACCGGCAAGGAAGAGCAACGGACGGTGGAGCCGTGGGGCCTCGGCAGCCGCTTCGGCCAGTGGTATCTGACCGGCTACGACCGCTCGCGCAAGGAACCGCGCCACTTCCGGCTCTCCCGGTTCACGGGCCCCGTCACGGTGCTGGAGAAGGAAACCTACCCGGCGCCGCCGAACTTCAATGTCCGCGCAGAACTGTCCCGGCTTCCGGAGCTCCCGCTCCGGACCGCCGTCGTGGACGTCCGGGAGGGGCGCCTCCTTGGCCTGCGCCGGCGCGCCACGCCGGTTGCCGACGGGAGTGCGGGAACGCCCGACGCCGGCTACGAACGGCTGCAGGTCAACTTCAGGGACGCTGAGGTGCTGGCCGAGGAGTTCGCATCCTATGGCCCGGACGCTGTGGCACATGCTCCCGACGAGCTGGTGGCAGCCGTGCGGCACCGGCTGCGCAACGCGGCCGCCTTCTGCGCCGCTCCCAGCCCTGCCTATCTGTTTGCGGACGCACCGCGGGGCCGCGCCGTCCGCAAACGCACCTCTGAGGACCAGCTCAAGCGCATGCTGCAGCTGGTGCCGTTCCTGGTCCACAACCAGGGCCTGCACATCCAGGACGTCGCAGCCCGCTTCGGTGTCACGCCCGCGGAGCTGGAAAACGACCTGCGGATCCTCATCTGCTCCGGACTTCCCGAGGGATACCCAGACGACCTCCTGGACATCCATTGGGAGGAAGGCCACGTTTACATCACCCAGGACCTGGATCTCAAGAGGCCGGTCCGGTTCACTGTGGACGAGGCCTGCGCGCTGCTGACCGGGCTCGAGACGCTCAATGGGCTTCCCGAACTTGCCGAAGGAGGTGCCCTGGAGTCGGTGACCCTCAAACTGATGGCAGCGGCCGGCGAAGAGGGGCTGCGGGCCGGTTCGCTTGCCGGTCCGGAGGTGGGACCCTCGGATTCGGCCGTCCTTGACGTTGTCCGTGGTGCAATCCAGGAGCGGTTGCAGCTGCGGCTCGTGTACTTCTCCGCCCAGCGCGACCAGGTCTCCGAACGGGACGTGGATCCGCTCCGCCTGTATTCCCTGGACAACACCTGGTACTTCGAGGCCTACTGCCATTCAGCCCAGGGGCTGCGGAACTTCAGGCTGGACCGGGTGCAGGAGGTCCACACGAACGGAAATCCCGCCTCCACGCACGTCCGGGCCGGGGAAAGCTTTCCGGCCAAGCTGTTCACGCCCAACGACGACGACACCACGGTCCTCGTACAGCTCACCAGGCAGGGCGCCGGCTTGGCGGACGATTATTACGCCGAACGTGTGGCGCCCCTTCCCGACGGCGGCCTCGTGGCCGAGATCCGGTTCGGCAGCACTGCCTGGCTTCCCATGTTCGTGGCCCAGCACGGCGGGGCCGCCCGGATCCTCGAACCTGCCGAGCTGGGGGCGGCAGCGCTGGACTGGATCGAGGCGGCCCTGGCCCGGTACGGCGGCTAG
- the tatC gene encoding twin-arginine translocase subunit TatC, giving the protein MALWDHLKELKNRLIKSAIAVLVAGVGGWFLYDPVVASLSDPLISIARDTGRTAVLNFATIADPFAFKIQIAIQIGLVISSPVWIYQVWAFITPGLTKKERGYTLGFMAAAVPLFLAGVFVAWLVFPTVVRALLQFTPATGANNISATDYLTFATQMLLILGISFLVPVILVGINMAGVVRGRTILKAWRIIVFLVFVLAALAAPGTDALSMFLLAAPLLILFFAAIGLCIFNDKRRDKRVAKQAAETDATADIATPGNELKNL; this is encoded by the coding sequence ATGGCTCTTTGGGACCACCTCAAAGAGCTGAAGAACCGGCTGATCAAGTCGGCGATCGCCGTACTGGTTGCCGGCGTGGGTGGCTGGTTCCTTTACGATCCAGTCGTGGCCAGCCTGTCGGACCCGCTGATTTCCATTGCCCGGGATACTGGGCGCACCGCGGTCCTGAACTTCGCGACCATCGCGGATCCTTTTGCGTTCAAGATCCAGATTGCCATCCAGATAGGGCTGGTTATCTCCAGCCCTGTCTGGATCTATCAGGTGTGGGCTTTTATCACCCCGGGTCTGACCAAGAAGGAACGCGGCTACACGCTCGGCTTCATGGCGGCCGCTGTGCCGCTGTTCCTGGCCGGTGTGTTTGTAGCCTGGCTCGTGTTCCCCACCGTGGTAAGGGCGCTGCTGCAGTTCACACCAGCCACCGGCGCCAACAACATCTCGGCCACCGACTACCTGACGTTTGCCACCCAGATGTTGCTGATCCTTGGGATCTCGTTCCTGGTCCCCGTGATCCTGGTCGGCATCAACATGGCCGGTGTGGTCAGGGGCCGGACCATCCTCAAAGCCTGGCGGATCATCGTCTTCCTGGTCTTTGTCCTGGCGGCACTGGCTGCACCAGGCACGGACGCGCTGTCCATGTTCCTGCTTGCTGCGCCGCTGCTGATCCTGTTCTTCGCGGCGATCGGGCTGTGTATCTTCAACGACAAGCGCCGCGACAAGCGCGTGGCGAAACAGGCTGCTGAGACGGACGCGACAGCCGACATCGCGACGCCCGGCAACGAACTGAAGAACCTGTAG
- the pafA gene encoding Pup--protein ligase: MDKRIFGIETEFGISYSSPDSRPLAPEEVARYLFRKVVSWGRSSNVFLTNGSRLYLDVGSHPEYATAECDDLAQLIAHDRAGELILDDLVDEAQARLAAEGFNGTVYLFKNNTDSAGNSYGSHENYLIPRRGEFSRLAEILIPFLVTRQLIAGAGKILKTPHGATYAFSQRADHIWEGVSSATTRSRPIINTRDEPHADAEFFRRLHVIVGDSNMSETTALLKVGTVDLILRMIEAGVIMRDMRMENPIRSIREISHDLSGRALVRLANGRQLTALEIQQEYLTKVTAFVQEQGAHNPHVPFILDLWQRTLNAIESGDTSTIDTEIDWAIKKKLMDNYRQRHGLGLDAPRIAQLDLTYHDISRSRGLYYILQSRGAVRRVVDDTVIKDAVDVPPQSTRAKLRGDFVRRAQELGRDYTVDWVHLKLNDRAHQTILCKDPFRSVDERVDALLGSMG; encoded by the coding sequence ATGGACAAGAGAATCTTCGGTATCGAGACCGAGTTCGGAATCTCGTATTCGAGCCCCGATTCGAGGCCGTTGGCCCCGGAAGAAGTGGCCCGGTACCTGTTCCGCAAGGTGGTCAGCTGGGGACGGTCATCCAACGTGTTCCTGACCAACGGCTCCCGGTTGTACCTCGACGTCGGCTCACACCCTGAGTACGCCACGGCCGAATGTGATGACCTGGCCCAGCTCATTGCGCACGACCGCGCGGGTGAGCTGATTCTGGACGATCTCGTGGACGAGGCACAGGCAAGGCTGGCCGCGGAAGGATTCAACGGCACGGTCTACCTGTTCAAAAACAACACCGATTCGGCCGGCAACTCCTACGGCAGCCATGAAAACTACCTCATCCCGCGCCGCGGCGAATTCTCCCGGCTCGCGGAGATCCTGATTCCCTTCCTGGTGACCCGCCAGCTGATCGCCGGCGCAGGGAAAATCCTGAAGACTCCGCACGGGGCCACGTACGCGTTTTCCCAGCGGGCAGACCACATCTGGGAGGGCGTCTCCTCCGCCACCACCCGGTCGCGGCCCATCATCAACACCCGCGATGAACCGCACGCCGACGCCGAATTCTTCCGCCGGCTCCATGTCATTGTGGGCGACTCCAACATGTCCGAAACCACAGCCCTGCTCAAGGTTGGCACCGTGGACCTCATCCTGCGCATGATTGAGGCGGGAGTGATCATGCGCGACATGAGGATGGAAAACCCCATCCGCAGCATCCGCGAGATTTCCCACGACCTCAGTGGAAGGGCGCTGGTCCGTCTGGCCAACGGCCGCCAGCTCACGGCCCTGGAGATCCAGCAGGAGTACCTCACCAAGGTCACGGCCTTTGTTCAGGAGCAAGGGGCCCACAATCCCCACGTACCGTTCATCCTTGATCTTTGGCAACGGACCCTGAACGCCATCGAGAGCGGTGACACCAGCACCATCGACACGGAAATCGACTGGGCCATCAAGAAAAAACTGATGGACAACTACCGGCAGCGGCACGGCCTGGGCCTGGACGCGCCCAGGATTGCCCAGCTCGATCTTACGTACCATGACATTTCGCGGAGCCGCGGGCTGTACTACATCCTGCAGTCCCGGGGTGCGGTTCGGCGGGTTGTGGACGATACCGTGATCAAAGACGCCGTGGACGTGCCGCCGCAATCCACGCGGGCCAAGCTGAGGGGCGATTTCGTCCGGCGCGCCCAGGAACTGGGCAGGGATTACACGGTTGATTGGGTGCACCTGAAGCTGAACGACCGCGCGCACCAGACCATCCTGTGCAAGGATCCTTTCCGAAGCGTCGATGAGAGGGTGGATGCCCTGCTGGGCTCTATGGGCTGA
- a CDS encoding FKBP-type peptidyl-prolyl cis-trans isomerase — protein sequence MSFGQRDFDRQKPEIDFPQGDVPTELVITDLIEGDGAEAKKGDTVSTHYVGVAWSTGEEFDASWGRGAPLDFRVGVGQVIQGWDQGLLGMKVGGRRRLEIPSELAYGSRGAGGAIGPNEALIFVVDLVGVR from the coding sequence ATGTCATTTGGTCAGCGCGATTTCGACCGCCAGAAGCCGGAAATTGACTTCCCGCAAGGCGATGTCCCCACCGAATTGGTTATCACCGACCTCATCGAGGGGGACGGTGCTGAGGCCAAAAAGGGCGACACTGTCTCCACCCACTACGTCGGTGTGGCCTGGTCCACCGGCGAAGAGTTCGACGCTTCCTGGGGCCGCGGCGCCCCGTTGGACTTCCGTGTGGGCGTGGGCCAGGTCATCCAGGGCTGGGACCAGGGCTTGCTGGGCATGAAGGTGGGCGGCCGCCGTCGCCTGGAGATTCCTTCCGAACTGGCGTACGGCTCCCGCGGGGCCGGCGGAGCCATTGGCCCCAACGAAGCGCTGATCTTCGTGGTGGACCTCGTGGGCGTCCGCTGA
- the tatA gene encoding Sec-independent protein translocase subunit TatA, translated as MGRLFDGPWPIVIIIVVALLLFAAPKLPAMARSLGQSMRIIKSEVKEMKNDGKTDSTDTASGPVEGKVVNHPPAKPGEPTDGTDVPPSTRA; from the coding sequence GTGGGAAGACTCTTTGATGGCCCGTGGCCAATTGTCATTATCATCGTCGTTGCGCTGCTGCTTTTCGCCGCGCCCAAACTCCCTGCCATGGCCCGCAGCCTTGGCCAGTCCATGCGGATCATCAAGTCCGAGGTCAAGGAAATGAAGAACGACGGCAAGACCGACTCCACCGACACGGCTTCCGGCCCGGTGGAAGGCAAGGTCGTTAACCACCCGCCGGCGAAGCCCGGTGAGCCGACCGACGGCACTGACGTTCCGCCGTCGACCCGCGCCTAA
- the prcA gene encoding proteasome subunit alpha: MTQQFYVSPEQLMKDRADFARKGIARGRSVVVISCQDGIALVAENPSPSLHKIGEIYDKIAFAAVGKYNEFESLRQAGVRYADVRGYSYDREDVTARGLASVYAQSLGAVFTAEQKPFEVELAVAEVGPTPELDHLYRLTFDGSIADEHGFIVMGGQAERVSAVIAEGWRPSLRFAGAVRLATRGLASGPDPAAEQGEAGGTLPAKAVEVAVLDRQSETSRGFRRAFRRLNDSDITALLAEED, encoded by the coding sequence ATGACGCAGCAGTTCTATGTCTCGCCTGAACAACTGATGAAGGACCGTGCGGACTTCGCACGGAAGGGCATCGCCCGCGGCAGGTCCGTGGTGGTCATCAGCTGCCAGGACGGAATTGCCCTGGTCGCTGAGAACCCCTCACCCTCACTGCATAAAATCGGCGAGATCTACGACAAAATCGCGTTTGCCGCCGTCGGCAAGTACAACGAATTCGAAAGCCTGCGCCAGGCCGGGGTGCGGTACGCCGATGTCCGTGGTTACTCCTACGACCGCGAGGACGTCACCGCACGCGGGCTCGCAAGTGTCTACGCGCAAAGCCTCGGTGCCGTTTTCACCGCAGAACAGAAACCCTTCGAAGTGGAACTGGCCGTCGCCGAGGTTGGCCCCACGCCGGAACTGGACCACCTCTACCGGCTCACCTTCGACGGGTCCATCGCCGACGAGCACGGCTTCATCGTGATGGGCGGCCAGGCGGAGCGTGTCTCGGCGGTCATCGCCGAGGGCTGGCGACCGTCGCTGCGTTTCGCAGGCGCTGTACGCCTGGCTACCCGCGGCCTGGCCAGCGGCCCAGACCCGGCCGCTGAACAGGGCGAAGCGGGAGGAACCCTTCCGGCCAAGGCCGTGGAGGTTGCCGTGCTGGACAGGCAGTCGGAGACCTCCCGGGGTTTCCGCAGGGCCTTCCGGCGGCTCAACGATTCTGATATCACGGCGCTGCTTGCTGAGGAGGACTGA
- a CDS encoding FKBP-type peptidyl-prolyl cis-trans isomerase, which translates to MRRLLAILIPGLLLLTACGGSPAAPEPTSQSAGDTAKFDSLKLTDNGDKKAPGVEFSKPLEVTEPTIKVVAEGDGDRVKENQIANISILALSGADGSTLEDTFPGEPEPLQLNEELKTGSPLIYSAFVGSKVGSSLALAIPGQAATAEGAPAQPTQLLLIKVLSTKDAPQTVAPLAKPEGETVTPPAGLPTVKDNDQGVPEISVDGIAAPTALVAQDLIKGTGAEVKETDTLTVNYVGVNLVGGTKFDSSFDRGEPASFPLTGVIPGWTQGLAGKTVGSRVLLVVPKDLAYGDAGQGEAKGDLVFVVDILGVK; encoded by the coding sequence GTGCGCCGACTCCTAGCAATCCTGATCCCCGGCCTGCTGCTGCTTACCGCTTGTGGCGGTTCGCCCGCAGCACCGGAACCCACCAGCCAGTCTGCCGGTGACACTGCCAAGTTCGACTCCCTGAAACTGACGGACAACGGGGACAAGAAGGCTCCCGGTGTCGAGTTCTCCAAGCCCCTCGAAGTCACCGAACCCACCATCAAGGTGGTCGCCGAAGGTGACGGTGACCGGGTCAAAGAGAACCAGATCGCAAACATCTCCATCCTCGCGCTCAGCGGTGCGGACGGTTCCACGCTGGAGGACACTTTCCCCGGCGAGCCCGAACCCCTGCAGCTGAACGAGGAACTGAAGACCGGAAGCCCGCTTATCTACAGCGCGTTTGTTGGCTCCAAGGTCGGCTCGAGCCTTGCCCTGGCCATCCCGGGCCAGGCCGCAACCGCTGAAGGCGCCCCCGCCCAGCCAACGCAGCTTCTCCTGATCAAGGTGCTCTCCACCAAGGACGCACCGCAGACCGTCGCTCCGCTCGCAAAGCCCGAAGGCGAGACTGTCACCCCGCCCGCCGGCCTGCCGACCGTGAAGGACAACGACCAGGGCGTGCCGGAGATCTCCGTTGACGGAATCGCCGCGCCCACAGCACTCGTGGCCCAGGACCTGATCAAGGGCACCGGCGCGGAGGTAAAGGAAACCGACACGTTGACCGTCAACTATGTTGGCGTGAACCTCGTGGGCGGCACTAAATTTGATTCAAGCTTTGACCGCGGCGAGCCGGCCAGCTTCCCGTTGACCGGCGTTATTCCGGGCTGGACCCAGGGACTGGCGGGAAAGACGGTGGGCTCCAGGGTCCTTCTGGTGGTCCCCAAGGACCTCGCGTATGGTGATGCCGGCCAGGGCGAAGCCAAGGGTGACCTTGTCTTCGTTGTGGACATCCTCGGCGTCAAGTAA